One Solanum pennellii chromosome 10, SPENNV200 genomic region harbors:
- the LOC107031932 gene encoding pentatricopeptide repeat-containing protein At1g03560, mitochondrial: protein MAQTNFHPSHNQSLNQILRSFKQVRIDYINPLYPFSSIQTHSIKKIPLFRMPISEKSCIYLNFTSKPKWVFTNSNIPSPEWVNFPLFRVPKSKKPYFYVNFTSKPKWVFTGSNLPPPEWVQPFVDLSDLVTDRKDLKPSPWVSQILNLLDNSPLMEQNLDVYCCKFLIKLSPSFVAYVLKSDYLTGKPDIAFRFFYWAGKQKGYAHNFECYVFLVKILSASRELDRIKHVFSEFKHKGFLMNVAAVNSLIRSFGELGMVEELLFVWRQMKENGIEPSLYTYNFLMNGLVNSMFIESAERVFEVMESGKVNPDIVTYNTMIKGYCRSGKLQKAMEKFRDMEVRKVEPDKITYMTLMQACYAEGDFDFCLGLYHEMEEKDLDIPPHAYTLVIGGLCKMGKVLEGFTVFENMIKKGFRPNLSIYTALIDSYMKHGNLDEAMRLFDRMKNEGFEPDEVTFGVIVNGLCKSERLDEAMQWLEYCKNNNVAINAMFYSSLIDGLGKAGRVDEARELFEEMAEKGCTRDSYCYNALIDALAKNGKIDEAWVLFKRMDDEGCDQTVYTYTILISGMFKEHQNEEALKLWHMMIDKGITPNAASFRALSTGLCLSGKVARACKILDEMAPMGVILETAFEDMINVLCKAGRLKEACKLADGIVDRGREIPGKVRTVLINALRKTGNADMAVKLMHSKIGIGYDRMGSIKRRVKFRVLVES, encoded by the coding sequence ATGGCACAAACAAATTTTCACCCTTCACACAATCAATCACTCAACCAAATACTTCGCAGTTTCAAACAAGTTAGGATCGATTACATCAATCCTCTGTATCCGTTTAGCTCTATTCAGACTCATTCCATTAAAAAGATTCCTCTTTTCCGAATGCCCATATCGGAAAAATCATGTATTTACTTGAATTTCACTTCAAAACCCAAATGGGTATTCACTAATTCTAACATTCCATCTCCAGAATGGGTGAATTTTCCTCTTTTTCGAGTTCCCAAATCCAAAAAACCgtatttttatgtaaatttcaCTTCAAAACCCAAATGGGTATTCACTGGTTCTAACCTTCCACCTCCAGAATGGGTGCAGCCATTCGTTGATCTTTCTGACTTAGTTACAGACCGAAAAGATCTCAAACCGTCGCCATGGGTGTCTCAAATTTTGAATCTTTTAGATAATTCACCATTGATGGAGCAGAATTTAGATGTTTATTGTTGCAAATTTCTCATTAAATTATCGCCTAGTTTTGTTGCATATGTATTGAAGTCAGATTACCTTACAGGTAAACCCGATATCGCGTTTCGTTTCTTTTATTGGGCTGGTAAGCAAAAAGGGTATGCTCATAATTTTGAATGCTATGTGTTTTTAGTTAAGATTTTATCTGCTTCACGTGAATTGGATAGGATTAAGCATGTGTTTAGTGAATTTAAGCATAAAGGTTTCTTGATGAATGTGGCAGCTGTTAATTCTTTGATTAGGAGTTTTGGAGAACTTGGGATGGTTGAAGAATTATTATTTGTGTGGCgacaaatgaaagaaaatggtATTGAGCCTAGTTTATATACCTATAACTTTTTGATGAATGGACTGGTGAATTCCATGTTTATTGAATCTGCTGAACGCGTTTTTGAGGTTATGGAAAGCGGGAAAGTTAATCCGGATATTGTTACGTATAATACTATGATTAAGGGGTACTGCAGATCTGGGAAGCTTCAAAAAGCAATGGAGAAATTTAGAGATATGGAGGTTAGGAAAGTAGAGCCTGACAAGATTACCTACATGACTCTGATGCAAGCGTGTTACGCGGAGGgagattttgatttttgtttggGACTCTATCACGAAATGGAAGAAAAGGACTTGGATATTCCACCACACGCTTATACATTAGTGATTGGAGGGCTTTGTAAAATGGGGAAGGTTTTGGAAGGGTTTACtgtttttgaaaatatgatCAAGAAAGGTTTTAGACCTAATCTGTCAATTTATACTGCTCTAATTGATTCATACATGAAACATGGAAACTTGGATGAGGCtatgagactttttgatagaATGAAGAATGAAGGATTTGAACCGGATGAGGTAACATTTGGGGTTATTGTAAATGGCTTATGCAAGAGTGAGAGGTTGGATGAGGCCATGCAGTGGCTTGAGTACTGTAAAAATAACAATGTAGCTATCAATGCCATGTTTTATTCAAGTCTTATTGATGGTCTAGGAAAGGCAGGGAGAGTTGATGAGGCCAGAGAACTCTTTGAGGAGATGGCTGAGAAGGGATGTACACGTGATTCTTATTGTTATAATGCGCTTATCGATGCCTTGGCCAAAAATGGGAAAATTGATGAAGCTTGGGTACTTTTTAAGAGAATGGATGATGAAGGTTGTGATCAAACAGtttatacatacacaatatTGATCAGCGGCATGTTTAAAGAACATCAAAATGAAGAAGCACTTAAATTGTGGCATATGATGATTGATAAGGGTATAACTCCAAATGCTGCTTCTTTTCGAGCCCTTTCAACCGGGCTTTGTCTTTCTGGCAAGGTGGCAAGAGCATGTAAAATATTGGATGAGATGGCACCAATGGGTGTTATCCTGGAGACAGCTTTTGAAGATATGATAAATGTTCTATGCAAGGCAGGTCGTTTAAAAGAGGCTTGCAAATTAGCTGATGGGATTGTGGATAGAGGTCGAGAAATTCCTGGAAAAGTTCGTACTGTTTTAATTAATGCATTGAGGAAAACAGGGAATGCTGATATGGCAGTGAAGTTGATGCATAGTAAGATTGGCATTGGATATGACAGGATGGGTAGCATTAAAAGGAGAGTAAAGTTTCGAGTTTTGGTTGAAAGCTGA
- the LOC107002456 gene encoding indole-3-acetic acid-amido synthetase GH3.10-like — protein MEPSLDKSNYYTDTDEMINWFEKSAENAAAVQRQTLRRILELNHGVEYLKKWLGDIRLQDENAMESLYATMVPLASHADFEPYIHRIADGEKAPLLTQDPMRTLSLSSGTTEGRQKFVPFTHHSSQTTLQIFKLAAAYRSRIYSIREGGKVLEFIYSSKQYKTKGGLIAGTATTHYYASEEFKIKQQHTKSFTCSPEEVISSGDYKQSTYCHLLLGLYYCDEIEFVTSTFAYSIVQAFRSFEELWKELCHDIREGTLTSRINITKVRKVVLGMIVPNPELASRIESICEEVEKENWVSIIPKLWPNVKYVYTIMTGSMQPYLNKLRHYCGDLPLVSADYGSTESWIGVNVEPSSPPEKVTFAIIPTFSYFEFIPLHRSKSQSYNNSHKDANLLANDDFIEDEPVPLSQVKIGQEYEIVLTTFTGLYRYRLGDVVEVAGFHKKTPKLNFICRRKLILTVNIDKNTEQDLQLVVERGSRILISKSRAELVDFTSHANVSKRPGHYVIYWEIKGDVDENVFGECCREMDASFVDHGYVVSRKTNSIGPLELCIVERGTFKKILEHFIGNGAALSQFKTPRCTSNQVLLRILNVCTIKRFYSTAYG, from the exons ATGGAACCATCACTAGATAAGTCCAATTATTACACTGACACTGATGAAATGATCAATTGGTTCGAAAAATCCGCCGAAAATGCTGCCGCTGTACAGCGGCAGACGCTTCGACGGATTCTTGAACTCAACCATGGTGTTGAGTACCTAAAAAAATGGCTTGGAGATATTAGACTTCAAGATGAAAATGCTATGGAATCACTTTATGCTACTATGGTTCCTCTTGCTTCTCATGCAGATTTTGAGCCTTATATACATAGAATTGCTGATGGTGAAAAAGCTCCTTTACTCACTCAAGACCCTATGAGAACTTTGTCCTTAAg ttcTGGAACCACAGAGGGAAGACAGAAATTTGTACCATTTACTCATCATAGCTCCCAAACAactcttcaaattttcaaattggCAGCAGCTTATAGATCAAG GATTTATTCAATAAGAGAAGGTGGAAAAGTTCttgaatttatatatagtaGCAAACAATACAAAACAAAAGGGGGATTAATAGCAGGAACAGCCACAACACATTATTATGCTAGTGAAGAATTCAAGATTAAACAACAACACACAAAGTCTTTTACTTGTAGCCCTGAGGAAGTTATTTCAAGTGGAGATTATAAACAATCAACATATTGTCATCTACTTCTTGGTTTATATTATTGTGATGAAATTGAATTTGTCACATCAACTTTTGCATATAGTATAGTTCAAGCATTCAGATCATTTGAAGAGTTGTGGAAGGAATTGTGTCATGATATAAGAGAAGGTACTCTTACTTCAAgaatcaacataaccaaagttCGAAAAGTCGTATTAG GTATGATTGTCCCTAATCCAGAGTTGGCATCAAGAATTGAATCAATATGTGAAGAAGTAGAAAAGGAAAATTGGGTTAGTATAATCCCAAAATTATGGCCAAATGTTAAATATGTTTACACAATAATGACAGGCTCAATGCAACCATACTTAAACAAATTAAGACATTATTGTGGGGATTTGCCTTTGGTTAGTGCTGATTATGGGTCCACAGAGAGTTGGATTGGAGTGAATGTGGAACCTTCATCTCCACCAGAGAAAGTAACTTTTGCAATTATACCCACTTTTTCTTACTTTGAATTCATACCACTACATAGAAGTAAGTCACAAAGTTACAATAATAGCCACAAAGATGCTAATCTTCTAGCAAATGATGATTTTATTGAAGATGAGCCTGTTCCCTTATCTCAAGTCAAGATAGGACAAGAATATGAAATTGTCCTCACTACTTTCACAG GTCTTTATCGGTATAGACTAGGGGATGTAGTAGAAGTTGCCGGTTTTCACAAGAAGACCCCCAAACTCAACTTTATATGCAGGAGAAAGCTGATATTAACAGTAAACATCGATAAGAATACTGAACAGGACCTTCAGTTAGTGGTGGAGAGAGGTTCGCGAATACTAATAAGCAAGTCAAGAGCTGAGCTAGTAGACTTCACAAGCCATGCAAATGTATCAAAAAGACCAGgccattatgtgatctattggGAAATCAAAGGTGATGTTGATGAAAATGTTTTTGGAGAGTGTTGTAGGGAAATGGATGCATCTTTTGTTGATCATGGATATGTTGtatcaagaaaaacaaattcaatTGGACCATTAGAACTTTGCATTGTGGAAAGAGGTACTTTTAAGAAGATTTTGGAACATTTTATTGGAAATGGAGCAGCATTAAGCCAATTCAAGACTCCAAGATGCACTAGCAACCAAGTACTATTAAGAATCCTTAATGTATGTACCATTAAAAGGTTTTATAGCACAGCTTATGGGTGA
- the LOC107032378 gene encoding protein SYM1-like produces the protein MSAVNNFATHILSSSSKRSFQESRKTQTLSTNFSPNFTIQNIQKNPSRTSLVCSINAVTEDKEAETNQENEKKESNGTEIEEKIKNSFLYILLDKDRFFNASIVLGAGTLAITRLLTIDHEYWHGWTLYEILRYAPEHNWIAYEEALKANPVLAKMAISGIVYSVGDWIAQCYEGKPLLEFDRTRMFRSGLVGFSLHGSLSHYYYQFCEALFPSNDWWVVPAKVAFDQTIWSAIWNSIYFVVLGFLRLESASNIFGELRATFWPMLTAGWKLWPFAHLITYGVVPLEQRLLWVDCVELVWVTILSTYSNEKSEARISEESSEAKSDSSSSKLPED, from the exons ATGTCAGCAGTCAACAATTTTGCTACTCATATcctctcttcttcctcaaaaAGATCCTTTCAAGAATCCAGAAAGACTCAAACTTTATCCACCAACTTTTCTCCAAATTTCACcatacaaaatatacaaaaaaaccCATCAAGAACAAGTCTTGTTTGTTCAATAAATGCTGTGACAGAAGATAAAGAAGCAGAGACCAaccaagaaaatgaaaagaaagaatcaAATGGAactgaaattgaagaaaaaatcaagaatagCTTCTTGTACATTTTGTTGGATAAAGATAGGTTTTTTAATGCTTCAATTGTACTTGGTGCTGGTACACTTGCTATCACAAGGTTACTCACCATAGATCATGAGTATTGGCAT GGATGGACCCTTTACGAGATACTGAGGTATGCCCCGGAGCACAACTGGATTGCATATGAAGAAGCGCTGAAAGCAAATCCTGTGTTAGCTAAAATGGCGATTAGTGGTATTGTCTACTCTGTAGGAGACTGGATCGCTCAA TGCTATGAAGGAAAGCCTCTTCTTGAATTTGACCGGACTCGCATGTTTAGATCTGGTCTTGTTGGATTTTCACTTCATGGTTCCCTTTCCCACTACTATTACCAATTTTGTGAG GCTCTTTTCCCGTCCAACGATTGGTGGGTGGTTCCAGCTAAAGTTGCTTTTGACCAAACCATTTGGTCAGCAATTTGGAATAGCATTTATTTTGTTGTCCTTGGTTTCTTGCGTCTCGAATCTGCATCCAATATTTTTGGCGAACTTAGAGCCACGTTTTGGCCCATGTTAACA GCAGGGTGGAAACTTTGGCCATTTGCTCACCTAATAACTTACGGCGTTGTTCCTCTTGAGCAAAGACTCCTTTGGGTGGACTGCGTCGAACTGGTTTGGGTTACTATTCTCTCGAC TTACTCAAATGAGAAATCAGAGGCGCGGATATCTGAAGAATCATCAGAAGCTAAATCTGATTCATCATCGAGTAAATTGCCCGAG GATTAA
- the LOC107032626 gene encoding influenza virus NS1A-binding protein-like, whose amino-acid sequence MSNWISCYHPSTNSWNTHVTSIPGLLENHVLKDFAITFIGEEIFVIGGRQCHKDVNGIMENNNVHEIDIQILPLVLKYNVGKNCWTKCAPLKTPRFNFACMTSKEGKIYVAGGQTTFDGAKGTSLAEVYDPILDEWKQLPNMSTTRYKCIGVLWQEKFYVVGGFARRENTHDTHQGPYIMERSSAEVYDPDRDTWDYMARMWDLDVPPNQIVNIDGKLYSSGDCLNTWKGHIESYDGKHNLWYIVDGSSSPISILDDTQNNWPNLERMFCTMAPIGTKLYFLAGYRNMLGDNYITRTRVKYMFLKQQQMEMDGEV is encoded by the exons ATGTCGAATTGGATATCATGTTACCACCCTTCAACGAATTCGTGGAATACTCATGTCACATCTATTCCAGGTCTTCTGGAGAATCATGTCCTCAAGGATTTCGCGATTACTTTTATTGGTGAGGAGATTTTTGTAATTGGAGGACGACAATGTCACAAGGACGTAAATGGTATTATGGAAAATAATAACGTTCACGAAATCGATATACAAATTCTTCCGTTGGTACTAAAGTACAATGTTGGTAAAAATTGTTGGACTAAATGTGCACCTTTAAAAACTCCAAGGTTTAATTTTGCATGTATGACATCAAAAGAGGGTAAAATTTATGTAGCTGGTGGACAAACAACATTTGATGGTGCTAAGGGTACCTCTTTGGCTGAGGTTTATGATCCTATCTTAGATGAATGGAAACAACTACCTAACATGAGCACCACGAG GTACAAGTGTATTGGTGTGTTATGGCAAGAGAAATTTTATGTAGTGGGGGGATTTGCCAGAAGAGAAAACACTCATGATACTCATCAAGGACCCTACATTATGGAAAGAAGTTCTGCTGAAGTGTACGATCCAGATCGCGACACGTGGGATTACATGGCTAGGATGTGGGACCTAGATGTGCCACCTAATCAAATAGTGAATATTGATGGGAAGCTTTATAGCTCAGGTGATTGTTTAAACACATGGAAGGGACATATTGAGTCCTATGATGGGAAACACAATTTATGGTACATAGTGGATGGTTCAAGTTCACCAATTTCTATATTAGATGACACACAAAATAATTGGCCAAATTTGGAAAGAATGTTTTGCACTATGGCTCCTATAGGGACAAAGTTGTACTTTTTGGCTGGTTATAGAAATATGTTGGGTGATAATTATATAACAAGAACAAGAGTGAAGTACATGTTTTTGAAACAACAACAAATGGAAATGGATGGAGAAGTTTAA